In a genomic window of Cydia fagiglandana chromosome 8, ilCydFagi1.1, whole genome shotgun sequence:
- the LOC134666737 gene encoding teneurin-m isoform X5 produces the protein MNGLDKCFFDQRESQQHGDDCSYSYISLGRLHPYGSGSGSGSSCGSGRRARSRGLSDSPAPTTPTSTDNASDATLTDSELPTARDSTLLVHNGMLRSTYDRSDHERCLLDGTRPPPDVPPRNPTMSRLNGRITGNPADLADFEPSCLVRTPSGNFYVPSGDIQKNPSMDYKSNSSCSSPGKDKSTLERMDRNERHPAFGAPVPVLPVRNNLRATHFPPAASRFHFRKGLSSRCSWKCTAVVFIVLFVLLLAIASYTSASYFVTSYHNANPCSVVVGESTEVFPASKATTLESNKSLARPHQTPATGSGKRARRSVDEHASEPPSLSSSDTSAVDMHELITPSVDTFSVVHGVTNIELGTTTDIPLNIKTTTLNNPPADNTETNNPTTETTTEANNPIEAITEVNHTVEASTETNKQYTSTDVVNVVTNEPDSLINIPPEIAPKTKIDHDNIAYEPEAMQSDSLSSVLWRGLQRVKYLKLESQLEEVNEELHIKINESEDIDNDLGKLHYDTERNEDQIVTTSTITAVPVTTAGPIISETKTKITTSTSSEINKTPKKHVMISTEPSLSVTNFNNPIDSNSTDNIDAEGSTVNFAESKTPEVPNSKHVMINLTISADGADNSAYKPLYSLTVKVPTDGESNELPSVRITPVDVAPTESTFNNPRTIESTLNPVTSAPPKTIFEGGTCECTCPVCDGSGDGSYDDYYDKPSTDKSVFEETSKTTDIFSTLNYNTTETTTEGETLTYETTSEEASTLTDSTDSTTDLTTETATESPTTTEAPKCVCPKVTPPPILILEGARTFPAQSFPPDGTTFKQINLGEKLSEEIPPYSYWNMQFYQSEASYVKFDYMIPRGASIGVYARRNALPTHTQYHFLEVLSGFKARSTRASHPSVKKEVTHYMEQGHWFLSLYNDDGDPREISFIAAVAEDMTHNCPNGCSGKGECLMGHCQCQPGFGGDDCSESVCPVLCSQRGEYINGECQCNPGWKGKECSLRHDECEVPDCNGHGHCVNGKCSCVRGYKGKFCAEVDCPHPTCSGHGFCIEGACVCKKGWKGLDCATMDKDALQCLPDCSGHGTFDVDTQTCTCHARWSGEDCSKEVCDLDCGPHGRCVGESCVCDPGWTGEFCTSKLCDARCSDHGQCKNGTCLCVSGWNGRHCTLEGCPRGCAGHGQCRVANDGHWECKCFDGWDGPDCTTLKEQICDDGKDNDKDGLVDCEDPECCQSVACKGSQLCVSSPKPTDILLRKQPPAITASFFERMKFLIDEGSLQNYAKQETFNESRSAVIRGRVVTSLGSGLVGVRVSTSTPLEGFTLTRDDGWFDLLVNGGGAVTLHFGRAPFKRSSQVVFVPWNEVVIIDSVVMTTADEKGGSGPPQACLAHDYDAMKPVVLATWKHGFQGACPDKSAILAESQVVQESLQIPGTGLNLVYHSSRAAGYLSTIQLQLTPEKVPPTLALIHLRITIEGILFEKTFEADPVIKFTYPWNRLNVYRQRVYGVTTALVKVGYQYTDCKDIIWNVQTTKLSGHDMSISDVGGWNLDIHHRYNFHEGILQKGDGTNTYLKHKPRLIITAMGDGRQRGLECAECSGAARRRRLLAPVALAAGPEGALYVGDFNLVRKIKPDGDVVTLVKLNATRVSYRYHMALSPLDGTLYISDPESHQIIKVRNTEDYSDPEHNWETVVGSGERCLPGDEAHCGDGALARDAKLAYPKGVAVSIDNVLYFADGTNIRMVDRDGIITTVIGNHMHRAHWKPIPCEGTLSVEEVHLRWPTELAINPLDNSLHIIDDHMILQMAPDGRVKVIAGRPLHCPSPLTGYDMELATYATLVMPQSIAFGAAGDLYVAESDSQRINRVRLITTDGKISLYAGAESKCNCLERGCDCFEADHFLASNSKFNTISAVIVSPDGIVHIADQANYRIRSVMASIPDASGSREYEIYSPDTQEVYVFNRFGQHIMTKNILTGENNYVFTYNVNTSNGKLSTVTDAAGNKVFLLRDYASQVNSIENTKGQKCRLKMSRMKMLQELRTPDNFNVTFDYHGTTGLLKAKYDSTGRSYIYKYDEFGRLTSAVTPTGRIINLTFDLSLKGATVLVSENNKRPISILIKGSSVNTKVGEAEKKTIISTDGSISTSMPWGHVISTDTVPYTILSEIDPILGESYPVPAKQRTEVGGDLANRFEWRYFLRRLQSNKGKSSKAVAQIGRKLRVNGENLLTLEYDRDSSTVAVFMDDKVELLNVTYDRTARPVKWGPRNGIFAEVELEYDRFSRLTSWRWGDLNETYGFDRAGRLHEIKYGDGSSLAYSFRDMFTSLPLKVTTPRGSDYLLDYDDSGALQNLTTPRGHIHTFALMTSLGYFKYQYFSPMNRHPYEILYNDDGHILAKIFPHQSGKILYVYDQAGKLETILAGASAIRYVYHENTHLVKNVEITDPDYDLKQDYKYHAGILKDEKMKFNSKSGLNNAHFKYQYDGNARLSTIDVNINSKEMPQLRLKYNQNLGTLEGVSDLRIYRNTFNRSVMQDTSKQYFTITDYDDHGRIKTVLMNIKSFDVFRLELEYDARNRIKSKKMLIGDTSSSERISYNFDGHLMEVVGSEDDWKYVYDENGNVIGVIEHGEKRYLGYDIGDRVVQYGDIEFSSYDGRGFVIRRGEQKYRYNSRGQFVHAFERDKFQMWYYYDNRNRLVAWKDDKNNVTQFFYTNPQTPNLITHMHYPKTEKTVRFLYDQRNFLTCIETEDQRFYVATDHNGSPLVVFDVNGEIIKEIKRSPFGKIIKDTNPGFYVPVDFHGGIFDYNTNLVYLDNRLYDPIVGQWMTPSWEHLATKLSLPTDIFIYRFKNNDPINKNQNVPYMTNLGSWLELYGYDLSKMMGSRYITDMIFQPITSVTAPHLAPDFGVMSGLQCIIEKVNDKLSDIDFVPTPLLKMEPITRNLLPRVSYKRGVFGSGVLISRVDGRAYISVADGANSVVEDVITTVFNNSYFLDVHFSIHDQDVFYFVKDNSLKIRDDMEELRRLSGKFNVSQDETNDQGLEVRVHAVGKGSAQAVIVLRYGVEPAAERLKLLKHAHKRAAARAWEREKALVAAGWEGRGAWTEEEKEELISHGVVDGWAARDVHSVSRYPQLADDPANIVFVRDGRRKRRKSGRSRHRS, from the exons GTTGCTTGCTGGACGGGACGCGCCCGCCACCCGATGTGCCCCCGCGCAACCCGACCATGTCGCGACTGAACGGCCGCATCACCGGCAACCCCGCCGACTTGGCCGACTTCGAGCCCTCGTGTCTCGTGCGCACGCCCTCTGGCAACTTCTACGTGCCTTCAG GCGACATACAGAAGAATCCATCGATGGATTACAAATCAAATTCCTCGTGTAGTAGTCCAGGCAAGGACAAGAGCACCCTCGAGAGGATGGACCGTAACGAGCGGCACCCCGCCTTCGGGGCTCCGGTTCCGGTCCTCCCCGTCAGGAATAACCTGCGAGCGACCCACTTCCCCCCGGCTGCCTCGCGGTTCCACTTTAGGAAAGGCCTCTCTTCTAGATGTTCCTGGAAGTGTACTGCTGTAGTGTTCATAGTGTTGTTCGTTCTTCTTTTAGCAATTGCGTCTTATACATCag CATCATACTTCGTGACCTCATATCATAACGCGAACCCATGTTCAGTGGTCGTTGGCGAGTCCACTGAGGTGTTTCCGGCGTCGAAAGCGACGACGCTGGAGTCCAACAAGTCTCTAGCACGACCGCACCAGACGCCGGCCACTGGCTCAGGTAAACGCGCTCGCCGAAGTGTCGACGAGCATGCTAGTGAACCACCTTCTCTTTCTTCTTCGGACACTTCCGCTGTAGATATGCATGAGCTAATCACGCCTTCTGTGGACACCTTTAGTGTAGTGCATGGTGT AACCAACATTGAACTTGGAACGACAACCGACATACCGCTTAATATTAAAACAACGACGCTTAATAACCCTCCTGCGGACAATACTGAAACTAATAACCCAACTACAGAAACGACTACTGAGGCTAATAATCCTATAGAAGCAATAACGGAAGTTAATCATACAGTGGAAGCTAGTACTGAAACTAACAAACAGTATACTAGTACTGATGTGGTGAACGTAGTAACTAACGAGCCTGATTCACTCATTAATATACCGCCAGAGATTGCGCCAAAAACAAAAATCGATCATGATAATATCGCTTATGAACCTGAAGCCATGCAAAGTGATTCACTTTCATCCGTTTTGTGGCGAGGATTGCAAAgagttaaatatttaaagttaGAATCACAATTAGAAGAAGTGAACGAGGAACTGCATATTAAAATCAATGAATCTGAAGATATTGATAATGATCTTGGGAAACTCCATTATGATACTGAACGGAATGAAGACCAGATTGTTACAACATCAACTATAACTGCAGTACCAGTAACAACTGCAGGGCCAATCATTTCagaaaccaaaactaaaataactacCTCTACGTCAAgtgaaattaataaaacaccTAAAAAGCATGTTATGATTTCCACGGAACCATCACTGAGTGTAACTAACTTTAACAACCCAATAGATAGTAATTCAACTGATAACATAGATGCCGAAGGATCTACTGTAAATTTTGCCGAATCCAAGACCCCGGAAGTACCTAACTCAAAACATGTTATGATTAATCTTACAATATCGGCCGATGGTGCAGACAACTCTGCTTACAAACCGCTTTATTCGTTGACAGTGAAAGTACCTACAGATGGCGAAAGCAATGAGTTACCAAGTGTTCGCATAACTCCAGTAGATGTGGCACCAACCGAATCGACTTTCAACAATCCGAGAACAATAGAATCAACATTGAATCCAGTGACATCAGCACCACCTAAAACTATTTTTGAAGGGGGAACTTGTGAATGCACTTGTCCGGTTTGCGATGGGTCGGGAGACGGCTCATATGACGATTATTATGATAAACCGAGTACTGACAAGTCAGTATTCGAAGAGACTTCAAAAACTACAGATATCTTCTCaacattaaattataatacgACCGAAACGACTACAGAAGGTGAAACGTTAACCTATGAAACAACCAGCGAAGAGGCATCAACGCTGACTGACTCGACTGATTCCACAACTGACCTCACCACGGAAACAGCAACCGAAAGCCCGACCACCACTGAAGCACCGAAATGTGTATGTCCAAAGGTTACTCCACCACCCATACTTATTTTGGAAG GTGCGCGAACATTCCCCGCACAGTCGTTCCCGCCAGACGGGACGACATTCAAACAAATTAACTTAGGTGAAAAATTATCAGAAGAAATCCCTCCATATAGTTACTGGAACATGCAGTTCTATCAGTCAGAAGCTTCTTACGTCAAGTTCGACTACATGATACCTCGGGGAGCTTCAATTGGCGTGTATGCGAGGCGAAATGCTTTGCCCACTCATACGCAATACCACTTCCTTGAAGTCCTTAGTGGTTTCAAGGCGAGATCCACGAGAGCTTCACAT CCATCCGTAAAGAAAGAAGTAACGCATTACATGGAGCAAGGCCACTGGTTCCTATCGCTTTACAACGACGACGGCGACCCCAGGGAAATATCCTTTATCGCGGCGGTGGCTGAAGACATGACCCATAATTGTCCTAACGGCTGCTCAGGCAAGGGTGAGTGCCTCATGGGCCATTGCCAATGTCAGCCAGGATTTGGAGGAGACGACTGTAGCGAGA GTGTATGTCCAGTTCTATGCAGTCAACGCGGCGAATACATCAACGGTGAATGCCAGTGCAACCCCGGCTGGAAGGGCAAAGAGTGCTCCCTCCGCCACGACGAGTGCGAAGTGCCTGACTGCAACGGCCACGGCCACTGCGTGAACGGGAAGTGTTCCTGTGTGAGGGGCTACAAGGGGAAATTCTGCGCCGAAGTCGACTGCCCACACCCGACCTGCTCGGGCCATGGGTTCTGCATCGAAGGGGCCTGTGTCTGCAAGAAAGGGTGGAAAGGCCTGGACTGTGCGACTATGGACAAGGACGCGCTTCAGTGTCTGCCGGACTGCTCTGGACATGGGACCTTTGATGTTGACACGCAAACTTGCACGTGCCATGCTAGGTGGTCGGGCGAGGATTGCTCCAAAG AGGTGTGCGACCTCGACTGCGGCCCGCACGGCAGATGTGTGGGAGAGTCATGTGTCTGTGACCCCGGCTGGACCGGCGAATTCTGCACGTCTAAACTCTGCGATGCGCGCTGCAGCGACCACGGACAATGCAAGAATGGAACCTGCCTCTGCGTGTCTGGCTGGAACGGGAGACATTGCACGCTAGAGGGCTGTCCACGAGGCTGTGCCGGCCATGGCCAATGCCGAGTGGCCAATGATGGCCACTGGGAGTGCAAATGCTTCGACGGCTGGGACGGCCCCGACTGCACAACGCTGAAAGAGCAGATTTGTGATGATGGAAAGGATAATGATAAAG ATGGCCTTGTGGACTGCGAAGACCCGGAATGCTGTCAATCCGTCGCCTGCAAGGGCAGCCAGCTCTGCGTGTCGTCTCCCAAGCCCACCGACATCCTGCTGCGGAAGCAGCCGCCCGCCATCACGGCATCCTTCTTCGAGAGGATGAAGTTCCTCATCGACGAAGGTAGTCTGCAGAACTATGCCAAGCAGGAGACCTTTAATGAGAG CCGTTCCGCGGTGATCCGAGGCCGCGTGGTCACCTCGCTGGGCTCGGGGCTGGTGGGCGTGCGGGTGTCCACGTCCACGCCGCTGGAGGGATTCACGCTCACGCGGGACGACGGCTGGTTCGACCTGCTCGTGAACGGCGGTGGCGCGGTCACCCTACACTTTGGACGGGCGCCGTTCAAGCGCTCCTCGCAAGTTGTCTTCGTGCCTTGGAATGAG GTTGTGATAATCGACTCGGTGGTGATGACGACGGCGGACGAGAAGGGCGGGTCGGGGCCGCCGCAGGCGTGCCTGGCGCACGACTACGACGCCATGAAGCCCGTGGTGCTCGCCACGTGGAAGCACGGCTTCCAGGGCGCCTGTCCCGACAAGAGCGCCATACTCGCCGAGTCACAG GTCGTTCAAGAAAGTCTCCAAATCCCCGGCACCGGATTAAATCTGGTATACCACAGCTCTCGGGCTGCTGGCTATTTATCCACCATCCAACTTCAACTGACGCCGGAAAAAGTACCTCCAACTTTAGCCCTCATCCATCTGAGGATCACAATCGAAGGAATCCTCTTTGAAAAGACGTTCGAAGCCGATCCCGTCATCAAATTCACGTATCCGTGGAACCGGTTAAACGTGTACCGGCAGAGAGTGTATGGAGTCACCACGGCGCTGGTGAAAGTTGGCTACCAATACACGGACTGTAAGGACATCATCTGGAACGTGCAGACAACGAAACTGAGCGGGCACGATATGAGCATATCTGACGTCGGCGGCTGGAATCTCGATATTCATCACAGATACAATTTCCATGAAG GTATCCTGCAGAAGGGCGACGGCACGAACACGTACCTGAAGCACAAGCCGCGGCTGATCATCACGGCCATGGGCGACGGGCGGCAGCGCGGGCTGGAGTGCGCGGAGTGCtcgggcgcggcgcggcgccgccgCCTGCTGGCGCCCGTGGCGCTCGCCGCCGGGCCCGAGGGCGCGCTCTACGTCGGCGACTTCAACCTCGTGCGCAAGATCAAGCCCGACGGCGACGTCGTCACCCTCGTCAAACTCAA cgcgaCTCGAGTCTCCTACCGGTACCACATGGCCCTGTCCCCGCTCGACGGCACGCTGTACATCTCCGACCCGGAATCCCATCAGATCATTAAAGTCCGCAACACCGAGGACTACAGCGACCCCGAGCACAACTGGGAGACGGTGGTCGGCTCCGGCGAGAGATGTCTGCCCGGCGACGAGGCGCACTGCGGCGACGGTGCTCTAGCCCGAGATGCCAAGCTGGCCTACCCGAAAGGAGTGGCGGTATCCATTGACAACGTCCTATACTTCGCCGACGGAACTAACATTCGCATGGTCGACAGAGATGGCATCATCACTACAGTCATCGGCAATCACATGCACCGAGCGCACTGGAAACCGATCCCTTGCGAAGGAACCTTAAGCGTAGAGGAAGTCCATCTGAGGTGGCCCACGGAACTAGCGATTAATCCTTTGGACAACAGCCTCCATATCATCGACGATCATATGATTCTACAGATGGCTCCGGATGGCAGGGTTAAAGTGATCGCTGGACGTCCCCTACACTGCCCGTCGCCGCTGACCGGCTATGATATGGAACTGGCCACTTATGCTACTTTGGTGATGCCGCAGAGCATTGCCTTTGGAGCTGCCGGGGACTTGTACGTAGCTGAAAGTGATTCTCAGAGGATAAATAGAGTGCGTTTGATAACTACTGATGGCAAAATCTCCCTTTATGCTGGCGCGGAATCTAAGTGCAACTGTTTGGAACGCGGCTGCGATTGCTTCGAGGCAGATCATTTCCTAGCTTCCAATTCCAAGTTCAATACGATCTCAGCCGTGATTGTGAGCCCGGACGGCATCGTGCACATAGCAGACCAGGCTAACTATAGAATCCGATCAGTCATGGCCAGTATACCCGACGCCAGTGGATCCAGAGAGTATGAGATATATTCACCCGATACGCAGGAAGTGTACGTTTTCAACAGATTCGGCCAGCACATTATGACAAAGAACATTCTAACCGGCGAAAATAACTATGTGTTCACTTACAACGTAAACACAAGCAACGGCAAGTTGAGCACAGTTACCGACGCGGCCGGTAACAAAGTCTTCCTCTTACGTGATTATGCCAGCCAAGTCAATTCGATAGAGAACACCAAGGGACAGAAATGCAGACTCAAGATGTCCAGAATGAAAATGTTACAAGAATTACGAACGCCCGACAATTTTAATGTAACCTTCGACTATCACGGTACCACTGGTTTACTTAAGGCTAAATACGATAGCACCGGACGTAGCTACATCTACAAGTATGATGAGTTCGGTAGACTAACTTCAGCCGTTACGCCGACCGGCAGAATCATCAACTTGACCTTCGACCTGAGCCTTAAAGGCGCCACGGTTCTGGTGAGCGAAAACAATAAGAGACCCATTTCTATTCTCATTAAGGGTTCTTCTGTTAACACTAAGGTCGGAGAAGCAGAAAAGAAGACGATCATTTCTACGGACGGTAGCATCTCCACCAGTATGCCGTGGGGACATGTAATTTCAACGGACACAGTTCCGTACACAATTCTCTCCGAAATAGATCCCATTTTGGGCGAAAGCTACCCCGTGCCCGCGAAGCAGAGAACTGAAGTTGGCGGTGATTTAGCAAACCGATTTGAATGGAGATACTTCTTGCGCAGATTGCAATCTAACAAAGGAAAGAGCAGCAAAGCCGTGGCTCAGATCGGTCGCAAGCTGAGAGTAAACGGTGAGAACcttctaacgctcgaatacgatAGAGACTCTTCTACTGTAGCTGTATTTATGGATGATAAGGTGGAGTTACTGAACGTCACGTACGATAGAACTGCCAGGCCCGTGAAGTGGGGACCGCGGAATGGAATCTTCGCCGAGGTTGAACTGGAGTATGACAGATTTAGCCGACTCACCAGCTGGAGATGGGGCGATCTAAATGAAACCTACGGTTTTGACCGAGCTGGCCGATTGCACGAGATCAAATACGGTGACGGGTCGTCCTTGGCCTATTCCTTCAGGGACATGTTTACAAGTCTTCCACTTAAGGTCACGACTCCTAGAGGCAGCGATTATCTGTTAGACTACGACGACTCTGGCGCGCTCCAGAACTTGACCACACCAAGAGGACACATCCACACCTTCGCACTGATGACTTCGCTAGGCTATTTCAAGTACCAATATTTCTCGCCGATGAATAGACATCCTTATGAAATCCTATACAACGATGACGGACACATTTTGGCTAAGATCTTCCCGCACCAATCTGGCAAGATATTGTACGTGTACGACCAGGCGGGTAAGTTGGAGACGATACTGGCTGGCGCGTCCGCTATCCGCTACGTGTACCACGAAAATACTCACCTGGTGAAGAATGTCGAAATAACGGACCCCGATTACGATCTCAAACAGGACTATAAATACCATGCCGGCATTCTCAAAGACGAGAAGATGAAATTCAACTCCAAGAGTGGTCTTAACAATGCCCACTTCAAATATCAATATGATGGCAACGCCAGGCTTTCAACGATTGACGTTAACATTAACAGCAAGGAAATGCCCCAGTTGAGGCTGAAGTACAACCAAAACTTGGGTACCTTAGAAGGAGTAAGCGACTTGAGGATCTACAGGAACACGTTCAATCGATCCGTCATGCAAGACACGAGCAAGCAATACTTCACCATCACCGACTACGACGACCACGGCAGAATAAAAACGGTGCTCATGAATATTAAATCATTCGATGTCTTCCGCCTCGAACTTGAATACGATGCCAGAAACAGAATCAAGTCTAAAAAGATGCTGATCGGCGATACGTCTTCCAGCGAACGAATCAGTTACAACTTCGACGGACATCTCATGGAAGTGGTCGGCTCCGAAGACGATTGGAAATATGTTTACGATGAGAACGGCAACGTGATTGGTGTGATCGAGCACGGAGAGAAGCGGTACCTGGGCTACGATATCGGCGACAGGGTCGTCCAGTACGGCGACATAGAGTTCAGCAGCTACGACGGCCGAGGCTTCGTTATCAGGAGGGGAGAACAGAAATACCGCTACAATTCCCGAGGACAGTTCGTGCATGCCTTCGAAAGGGACAAATTCCAGATGTGGTACTACTACGATAACAGAAACCGACTGGTGGCCTGGAAGGACGATAAGAATAACGTCACCCAATTCTTCTACACCAATCCTCAAACTCCTAATCTGATCACACACATGCATTATCCTAAAACCGAGAAGACCGTGAGGTTCCTGTATGACCAGAGGAACTTCCTTACTTGCATAGAAACGGAAGACCAGAGGTTCTATGTCGCCACAGACCACAACGGCTCGCCGCTCGTAGTGTTCGACGTCAACGGCGAGATCATAAAAGAAATCAAACGCAGCCCCTTCGGAAAGATAATCAAAGACACCAACCCCGGTTTCTACGTGCCCGTAGACTTCCACGGCGGTATATTTGATTACAACACGAATCTAGTCTATCTGGACAACAGGCTGTACGACCCGATAGTCGGGCAATGGATGACGCCGAGCTGGGAACACTTGGCGACCAAACTCAGTCTTCCAACGGATATTTTCATCTACAGGTTTAAGAACAATGATCCGATAAATAAGAACCAGAATGTCCCGTACATGACGAACCTGGGCAGCTGGCTGGAGCTGTACGGCTACGATTTAAGCAAGATGATGGGATCGAGATACATCACCGACATGATCTTCCAACCGATAACTTCCGTGACGGCGCCGCATTTGGCGCCCGATTTCGGTGTGATGTCTGGTCTTCAGTGCATCATTGAAAAG GTGAACGACAAACTGTCGGACATTGACTTCGTGCCAACACCCCTCCTGAAGATGGAGCCGATCACGCGCAACCTGTTGCCACGCGTGTCGTACAAGCGCGGCGTGTTCGGCTCCGGCGTGCTCATCTCGCGCGTCGACGGCCGCGCCTACATCAGCGTCGCCGACGGCGCCAACAGCGTCGTCGAGGACGTCATCACCACAGTCTTCAACAACTCCTACTTCCTCGACGTACACTTCAGCATACACGATCAGGACGTCTTCTACTTCGTCAAAGATAATTCGCTGAAGATCAGAGATGATATGGAGGAGCTGAGACGGTTGTCTGGGAAGTTCAACGTGTCGCAGGATGAAACGAATGATCAAGGATTAGAG GTCCGAGTGCACGCGGTGGGCAAAGGGTCGGCGCAGGCGGTGATCGTGCTGCGCTACGGCGTGGAGCCGGCGGCGGAGCGGCTGAAGCTGCTGAAGCACGCGCACaagcgggcggcggcgcgcgcgtgGGAGCGCGAGAAGGCGCTGGTGGCGGCGGGCTGGGAGGGCCGCGGCGCCTGGACCGAGGAGGAGAAGGAGGAGCTCATCTCGCACGGCGTGGTGGACGGCTGGGCCGCCCGCGACGTGCACTCCGTGTCGCGCTACCCGCAGCTGGCCGACGACCCCGCCAACATCGTCTTCGTGCGCGACGGCCGGCGGAAACGGAGAAAGAGCGGCCGCTCGCGCCACCGCTCGTGA